TTAAGTCATAGCTAAGAgcaatttcttgtttttatataaattctaacaaCTAGAAAATATGTCCTATGTCATGCCAAaacacaaagtaaaaaaaaaaactatattgtcCTAATTATGGGAGATATTTCCGTATTAGTTCTTGTTTGTGTCAACTACATGGCCAAAACGCCATTTCTGTCTTGTACTTGCCAAAGTTTGACTTTTCGATTTTTTGGTTGACATCAAGGTGGACCCTTCTAGTAAGTCTCCGTATGATGTTTGGGACGATTTCCATATCGTACTCTGTGGCAGAATATTTGCCAAGTGTTAACAACTTCCGGTCAGTGGCCcgtgagaaatttaaaaaaacattgcaaaaaGGGACCAACTTGAAGGGTGTAACTCGAAGCCATGTTCAGGCAAGCCTCTacatgtttattatttgttttataatttttttctatttaaattagatttttcaaatttggtgGCTTAGTCATTGCTTTTGTCATGGCAGATCACGATATGGAAAAAATCCCCTGATGTTTATTAGTTACGCACTTGCCACGAACtagttttgcaaaatttgatGATGAGCCCCcgatggcttaggggatagagcgttcgcttttcaatgaggtgaaccaggttcgaatcccagcaatgtcTCGGGactcgcatccggcttgcaccgaccacagtgctgacatgaaatatctatcctcagtggtagacagatcatggggtTGTCCCttcgccgtcaggctaaccgggGAAAGTTCttgtgatcttcctctccatgtaacgcaaatgtgggttagttccatcaaaaagtcctccacgaaggcaaatttctcccaataccctatccaggagttcccttgtcttctggattgggtgcaaaattacaaggctacggagttgaacattagtagttgtaaacccataaATGTCATCTGTTccacgacggttgtaaaataaaaaaacatgatacTTTTTTTGGCGCAGGTACTGGTAcacaattttttctcaattatataAATGAGATGATAATCTCTGTTTTTACAATCCCTGCCATTTatcttaaggcctggtttcttaggacaggtcGGCATTATAATACGTCAGCTTAAAATGAGCGCTAACCCATGATTGGTCAATTTGTGAGTTAAACAGCATACGTGATTGAGCGTCAGACTGACGTCCgaatcaactgcagttggattacaacatAACGTTAGCGACCGAAGCAATAGCTGACATCATTCAACAGAGCATTGAAATCAgtcaagattttgattttaacattaaacatagcttcttcttCCTCTtaatttagctcagctataatgtgttttttcttggacaaagtccgTATTGGTTCTTTAAAGCACTGATCgacaataacaaatttaaaatgaatatttgtttacattattaacgcatgcgcaatgcaAGATGGTGTCTGCGTTGGAcagactgctcacgctgagctaacaaaacagtatttttttggcgtcagagtaacgctgacgcccagataaggcgcttgtcctaacaAACCAGGTCTTTACTGATGAAGGATTGTCATTGTTTAACAGAAAGGTGTATTAgtttaaaaacctattttaagTCTTGATAATATGAAAGCATATTTTCAAgttacactaaaaaaattttgatgacacaatatattttatttcttaaaaagccTGATACTTCaacttctttatttctttttattttcatagtgCATCAAGGCGCAAGTTAAGGAGAAGATAGTGAAATATTATATACACTATAGTGGTTGGAATAAAAAGTatgctttaattaatatttgatattaatataatgaatatttacatgttttaatCCATTTGTTTCACATATAGTTAAGGAATTTATATGTTATAGataatattgattttcttaatgaaatcaGAGAGATTCCATATTTGTATTGgaatacttttattactttttatgtatgttatttttacttatgtattttattattttgtgtatggcattacattttataatatagttcTTATTCAGTTgtgatttgtttataaaaagaacatatttttttgcatgttttattattgataatagtAGTTTAAAAGGAATATTCGACCACTACTTAGTACTCgcgctttttgcaaaatgtttgGCCATATATTCagcaaagtattttttagaatagtattttttgccaaaacttctttttaaaaagtttgaattggtttaataaagaataatttaatatcgtatttttagattaattagattaagattttagattaatttagattaattcgtatttttagatttagaataatttaagatcgtattacatttttagaaatattttttcacgtaTTTGTTATGCTCTAAAACTTTCACATTGATTGCAAATTAATGTTCTGGAAGACAAAtgcagaaatgaaatttaaagaatttaagctAGATTACTTTATAATGAATCCTTGAGTTTCGCactgaatacttttttttaattatattcaaacaagtcaatttctttgtttttctggcacattttgtttgaagaatttagaatgtttttttgttttgtttgattaatttgttttttatttaataggatATTTTAACAGAACGTTTCTACtagactttttcttttattttcacttttttcttgtACAGTAATATAGATAATTAGTAACATAGAAAATGGCGATTTTGAACattaaagttatgttttaaaaattaggaacagtttttttttttaaaattctcttttacttctttatttacttttctttttattatgacagcagttttgaagaatttctaataaacgttcttttattttcacttttttctaaaaaatatagtaatgtaaaacttaaatttaaaattttactgttaaatactttgttcaaaaattactaaaattttttgttttggtttgtatttagctatttttttaggaaaaacttttctcttattgatgtttttattaagaCAGAgccagggttgggtttttgctgtcaaaaactggtttttgacatgacagtcgTGAAAACCGtgttttaccggtaaaaactatcaaaaatccactgttttctttcatttatggCATATAGCAGACAATACATTATTGTCAcataattgcttttataaatgaatgttgtaaatgattgctattgatttttaaactatatacatgtgtcatgtattcttatagaaggatatacattcattcagaaatattgtaatatacttattgaaaatagtgatacttacttttgtcattatagcttgatttgcaaaggattcaaaattttgcacttcttaattgttagaagtaatcaaacaagcaaaaaagcttggaactattaataatttcaagaactaaaaagaagaatttaaaatttggcatttcttaaatattagaaataagctaaacaaaactttcaaaacttgtaactactaacaaactctaTATCACGATATANNNNNNNNNNNNNNNNNNNNNNNNNNNNNNNNNNNNNNNNNNNNNNNNNNNNNNNNNNNNNNNNNNNNNNNNNNNNNNNNNNNNNNNNNNNNNNNNNNNNNNNNNNNNNNNNNNNNNNNNNNNNNNNNNNNNNNNNNNNNNNNNNNNNNNNNNNNNNNNNNNNNNNNNNNNNNNNNNNNNNNNNNNNNNNNNNNNNNNNNNNNNNNNNNNNNNNNNNNNNNNNNNNNNNNNNNNNNNNNNNNNNNNNNNNNNNNNNNNNNNNNNNNNNNNNNNNNNNNNNNNNNNNNNNNNNNNNNNNNNNNNNNNNNNNNNNNNNNNNNNNNNNNNNNNNNNNNNNNNNNNNNNNNNNNNNNNNNNNNNNNNNNNNNNNNNNNNNNNNNNNNNNNNNNNNNNNNNNNNNNNNNNNNNNNNNNNNNNNNNNNNNNNNNNNNNNNNNNNNNNNNNNNNNNNNNNNNNNNNNNNNNNNNNNNNNNNNNNNNNNNNNNNNNNNNNNNNNNNNNNNNNNNNNNNNNNNNNNNNNNNNNNNNNAGTTTTGAAGGGCATAacatcagtttcagttactgacactggtgatgtatcaccactatgctaaaagaattgaacatgaatgaaataaaagtattcttgaatagtactatagataaataaacctgtttatgacgaaccaagcacttagtccctaatattttaacctgtatggcaaggccaaacttcagttatgtactattgaatgagaggaccaattgaacttgattactgattaatcttcctttgtttaaattaaagagtcaaacaatattaataaaacattatactttcaaaaacaaatattctccagtatatttaattatcaatatgttattagttctatgtttattttaccttctaaatattgttcagataaaattgtgacataatttgagtaaaagggttttggacaaAGGGGCTTCggacaggacggtttaaaccagggtttaaaccgtggattaatccattctgtcctaaaccttgccaaccctgtGTAAAAACCGTCACgcgtcaaaaacttgccaaccctggacAGAGCAGAAAAGATAGTTTAGAAGGTAGACTTTAttctttcttcttctctttttcttgaaaatgcaGTATTTTTTCTAATCATGTATTGGtgatgttataaataaattatagttttagtggtacatgtattttttatttatatatggtagatttaaataactatggttctaaattatgtattttttttttcagttgggaCGAGTGGGTTCCTGAAAGTAGAGTTTTGAAGTTCAATGATGCTAATATGCAAAAACAGAAAGAATTAGCTGCAGCACATGGGTCAGTATTATTGCATTGTAAAGTAGAGAGACAAATTGTCCCAAAttgcaaacttcagttttttaatttccctATTTAGTTTGTGAATTAAAGtcacaatattaaaattctgaaaccATCCAGCACTAGTCTAAGATAATTAAGTTCACTTTCATGTTGCATCTTGTAtcaaaaatacaacaaaacaagaaaataggGGTGAACAGGAAAAAGTTGGGGAATTCTACATATGTGGAAAAATTGAGGAAATGTCtgagcatttaattaaaatacccCAAATGTTAGggtaattgaattaatttgagGGTTAAACATTATAAACAAATTGAACTCTAATAGCTAGTTTAAGTGTTTTATTATAGATTGGGAATATGgcataactgaaaaatgtatgaCCCTGATTACAAAAAATTGCGAAGAAAAAGTCTGGAAATATGaggcaaagaaattttttctgagtATTTGAATTGTTGACACCCTGAATAAGCATTTGCAAGTATTTATACAACCTTTTTTTGTAGTACTGGTAAGAAGGCAAAACCAGCAAAGGCCAATTCAAAAAAAGATTCATCTGACAGAGAAAGTTCTGTTCTTCCACCTCAAGATAAAACTCcgaaacagaaaacaaaagaagGTAGCTATTTCATAACaatctttttcaaaagcaaGTAAATCTATTATATGTTTTGACAATTAGCAAGGTATCCagtttttctatactttttgctactgttataatttaaacaacacttactcttaacttttatttttatattcaaaaagaGATTCATTTTCTTCTATCTATACATAACATTCTATAATCTTCTATCTATACAGTCTATAACNAACAATAGTGATGGGTGgggtgcccaaaatattgtgtcacgtgccataaatggcacgcgtgccattggttcgccatccctggtcTATAATCTATACATAATGGAATAAatctgcaaatatttatttttattttgctagttCTTAATCAGTGATTGGCTTCAATGttgtcattgttttttttatattgtttgattgttacaaaattaaaaattttaaaattgtgatttactGTATCTGGTatagaaattgagaaaatttagaTACTGATCTGTACTAAAAGATAATAGTCCATACATATTTTCACAAGTTCGTTTGCATATctctttacatattttgtttaaaaaaattttagcaaagggatttaaatgaaaactacaCTACGAGGATTCtgtaatgtttataattatgatGAAATGTGCTTTTTTGTGACAATAACACAAACTAAAATCATGAAacggaaggggaaaaaaataataataaaccgaGCAACCTTTACATTAAACTCTGGTTCGAATGAccattgataattattttatggtgtCAAATTTTAGTAGCACTGAATCAAAAGACTGTCATTTATTTTGAACCCTGctgcataattattaattagtaaccGCATGCAGTGATTCTAATTTCTTTGGAAGTAGTATTTTTCagtaaacacattttttctgtaattttaaaaatattttgttaatttattaatgaatattttaattttctgcagcTGCACCTCCACTTCCAACATCAGTGCCTGAGACCCCAACTGATCCGCAAAGAAAGAAGCGGAGGACGGTTGAACAAAATGTGGAAACGGTGATTTAATTTCTAATCTTAGACATTATATAggaattatattcttttatgtcATTATATAGGAAGTTATTGTGCAAAATATATCCAGATTATgcatgtatttataaaaattttgccagattacattattatttgcaaGATAGTAGTatgtacattgaaaaaaaatataactttcattataattgtctttataaatttatgtaacttcctctaatttacattatatctcaaatggaaaataatattgcGATAAAATGCAATCTTATAATCATGACATGATTTTGTTCACTAGCAAGTAGCAAATTGCTAATTACAGAAGAACATAGTAGCAGAAATTAACTTTTGATGTTCTggattttggataatttttttttcaattctcttttttgtaggatttttcaaattccaatatttttactGTGATGCTGTTACGTTATGCGAATTTTGGATTAGCATTATCGCTTCTTGATGCTCTCAATTAACAACGATTCTATCGTAAATCTTTGccatttttcaatcattttttcgatgtttattgataatttttttggtactctcctcataatttttaaaacttcggtatttttaatactatgataTTGCAACACATGAAGtttgaatttgagtaatcacttttagATGTGCATGATTCACATCTATTACCTCGTTGATCTATGCCGTTTTCTTGGcagtcatttttgtaattttttgtttttatggcaTTTTATATGGtcattcaaatttcaatatttttaactgaatctTATTTCAACACCTGAATTTTGAATTAGAGTTATCACTTTCCCATATACTTTACAGGGTTCTTGCTGTCCTAAAATGTcctaaaaaagtgctaaaatttcCCCCAACTTTTTTAGGGCctaaaaagtgctaaaatttcttctgagtgctaaaaaagtgctaaatattttttattttggcattttgaaaatttttttgagcggTCGGATTCCTTAAATCGGTTTCCTTAAATTCTATTGCCTTCGGCTCTTCTGCTGCCTCCATCTTTTTAGAAGATTCTTGGGCTTTGGGGAAAGAAGTTCTTTCTTCTGAGATTTTATGGGCTTTAAAAGTTGTAGAAAGCTACTACTCCTACAATTCTTCCAAAGACActggaaaattatttagtacaaTGCTTCCTGACAGTTCAATAGCACGTCATATCGCCTGCAGTGAATCTAAGTGTGCATATCTCTGTCATTTTGGACTTGCACCTCATTTTAGCATGCTACTTCTGAAGTGCATTGATAATGCCAAGTTTTATACATTGCTTTTTGATGAGTCTTTGAACAAAGCGACACAGCAGAAGCAGTTGGATATACATATCCACTTTTGGAACCCACATAAGAACATTGTAGATGCGCGATACTTAACATCAGCTTTTCTGGGCCATTCTGCAGCAGATGACCTTTTAGCCTGCTTTTATTCATCAGTCAAAAATGTAGACCTGAAGAAATTATTGCAGATTTCTATGGACGGTCCTGCTGTCAATTggaagttttataataatattcaagaAGATTTGTTAAAAGAACATGGTGTTCAATGCAATGCAATAGGAAGTTGTGggcttcatattttaaataatgcattctaCAAGGTGAATCTAAAACAGAATGGCTCATTGGTTCCATCCTGAGCTCAATCTTCTATCTTTTTAAAGATTCACCGACaagaaaagaagattttattaatcaatcaaCTGAGAACAAATTACCACTAAGATTTTGCAACCACCGTTGGCTGGAAAATGCACCTGCAGCTGAAAGAGCAATATTGCTTTGGAATGATCTGAAATCTTATGTGAAAAATGTTGGCAAGTTTAGAAAAGTGAAATGTAAATCCTTCTTAACTTTACAAGAAGCAATAAAAGACAAATTAATTCTTGTTAAGctgaactttttcttaaatgtgtCGGAGCTAGTTTCACCATTTTTGAAACTGTATCAAACACATCGGCCACTTTTACCATTTTTTGCTGCAGATATCCAGGATTTGGTATTACATAGTGTGCAATTATATAACATTCTGAAGCCAGAATCTATAGAAAACTTAAATTCTCTGGAGAAACTgtgccattttaatttttgtgatgaAAGGAATTATGTCTCTCTGACAAAAATCAGTGTAGGTTTTAAAGGTGACCAAATTGTAAAGCAGCTGTTGGCCTCAAAAGTTATTTCTGACCAGGATCATATGAATATAAAGAAAGATTGCAGGAAGTTTATCACCAAAATGTTCGAAACTTTACTGGAGAAATGTCCAATAAACTATTCTGTTGTAAGAAATGTTGCTTGCATCAATCCAAAATTAATGTCAGAAAGCAAAAGCAAGTGTGTTCtaaaaatgagaaacatattaaattacttaagtcagaaaaagaaaattgaggaAAAAGATTGTGACAAAATTAAGCCGCAATTTGCATCATGTATAGATTAATTACGCAATTTTTACTTCATGAATCGTTACActttatttgtacatttttaatatcatgtATAGATTaagtatgttatttttactttacatcaagtgctaattttttttcttagtcctaaaaaagtgctaaaaaagtcctacttttttttttgaaataattgagcAAGAACCCTGCTTTATTTGCGACTTTATTTCATTGTTGATGCACATCACTTTTCAACCATTTTctctgttattttttgtttttataatctgtttcagataacaatatttttaatatggtgTTATTGTGacacatgaattttaaatttgactaaTAACTTTTTGACACACTAAATTTGCGACTATGCTGCCATAAATCAGCgtcattttcttataattttctcgGCAGTTATTACAGTTGACTTACTTGGGCCCAGAAATTTTCacatctttttgaaaaatctcttgattttaaatatgaattattacaACTGATGTATTTGGGATTGTGCAATTGagtatttaaactttcatatgagtataaatatttaatatttaccattCAGTAATCATTTTTCTGCATTAAGTCACACAGCAATGATTATGTTAGGTTCTCTGCATCCTATAATGTATTGCAATActgctttttaaaagaagcaCAAATGAACCCTGATTTTGCTAgttgtatttttcaatactgGCAATCATTGCTActgatttgaaaattgaaatcatgCTCTGCTAATAATATTAGGCCagaagtttattaaaatgttattcaagatttttttattatttgtttgaagcTTTTTACCATATTTCCTCTTTTGAGGTGTTAAATAATATCCGTgtgctttttattattcaaaacttctctattatttattcaaagcattttatcttattactctttttgctgttattttaaatcataagccAAACCTTTAGATTATTCGAAACTTTATTGTCTTTTTATCCCTTTTGTTATTATGTTATATCATATAccaaaattttatgttcaaaacTTTCTAATTCATTCAAAGCTTACTTTCTTATTTAATCCTTTTGCTGTCAAGTTAAATCAAATGTTAGATCTTTATGTGCTATTACCTACTCTTTGGCATTGTTTCCTGTTTtgttttgccattttttaaaaaacttatttactaatatttccGTAGCTGCCAACTttactggattttccagtagaaTGTTGGATTTTGCCACTTTCTAttggtctactggtttaataaaacattctcctagcttttgtttatttcaaaaaattccttaaaattgaaaaaaaaatcttatttagatAGATTTTTTATCTGCTCATTCATtgtttgcttgaatatttatatcGGCATTACTGCTAACTaattaaatatgcttaatttcaataactttttttcccattattctgaaattatcaTTTTCCGCTACTCTCTATTCTTAAATTCATTGAAGAATAAGTTCAATATCTACATATTATTGAAGAATGCATTCAATATctaaaatgatttcaatatctgttattgaaatttatgaattaaaaaataaatgtagtaaatgtaaaaataaatgagttaaaaatatttcaaatacttcTTAACAATTAGCAGTTATTGTGACATTTATATGGACTGTTTCCTTTGCATGTTGGCAGCCATgtatttcaaataagttttatgtggatttatttatcttttcttagGAAGAAGAGTATTCACAGAAGAtggagataaaaattaaaattccagaTGAGTTGAAACGTTGGGTAGTTGATGACTGGGATCTGGTTACACGGCAGAGCAAagtaattcttcatttttaatatatacttaCTTGCAATTTGTTGTAGTgcagtagagaaccaattatccgggatgctcgggaccatcgctatcccggatgtctgaattttccggttttctggattgaccaaaaagtgtcgttaatcgatgttttatcgaacccgaattacaaggaaaaagtgtaatgcataaagtaagagaaaaaagaaaggtactcctaactttaaaaagaaaaaaaaaaggtagaaatataacatttaaaagaataaaaaaatttgcaagtttagacaagaaaaacaagtttaaaaaatacaaaattctcgtatttattttttaaaaataattacaattcctaaGTTAACTAATATGAACAAAACCAATGgttaaataacgcaatatatttcatacctaattatacggggaaaacgatgaaataaaaagaaaacttatgaaTCTCAAGTATGGTAGTCAATATAGAACACCTTGTTTAGCCAGAGTATGAATAATATGTATTGTTACCCTATTGAACAGTATTATTGGCTCCTTTCTATTTCACAGaaaagtttcatgttttatcGTTAACTAACTTGAATTAACCTTGGGATGAAAGCTTTCATTcagaaattgtattatttatttaatttaagaacgTGTACAGATGATTATTTGAGATAgaatttacacattttataccaattttaaaaaatattcatttttatgttgaataagttaatgataataatatttatatgtatatatatttctcttcttCTATAGCTGTACAGCCCTTTGTGGGCCCTGGCTTGTGTTTTGACCCTCTGTTTTGATTCCCCCCTCTGtagataaaaagaaagagagaacatggaagataattaaaattaatgaaaagagaagaaaaattattaaaatgaaatatttttaatatttaaaaaaaataatcaaaaagctggaaaaaaataatgaaaagatctCTCTTCATCAGCTTGCACAATTATATCTACAAACAGGAGTGCtctctaatattgtatcaatatagctaATTGTAGTGTAAATTGCAGATTgagttaaaaagtttgttaaaaaaacgtaaattggatttatttaaaattttgttaaaagaagaaAGTATAGAGGTTGGAAATGCCAGTAACCCATTGGCTTTCCCTTGCCTCCACCTGTATAGGTGAggtatgaaaattaaaactgaaaatttaaaaaaaaaaaggaaacaagaGTTAGCCAAAGGAGTACAAAAGatcacgagaaaaaaaatttaagtaaattgtgGATTTAGTTAAAAGTTTCTATGTAGATCTAAGTAGCTGCAAATatgtgtaaatttgaaaaattattatttggatcgtttttagacaattttacatttcatgCAGAAAGACACCCATGttttatgctgtatttcataaccagaaattaaatattaaaatgctaaatactattattatttcaaaataattttaaaaaaagtataaaaaatatgtttaattataactCTGTGTCAGGTAATCGGTTTTTAACTCCTTGTGTCTTCTGAAAAACAGTTTCTCATATTTTCAGTTCTTCAGCaaagattcattaaattttgattgtgtttttatttatttctcctttaaataataatctttttgcTTATACTTCTTCAACTATCTTTCATAATgcttactttatatttaactttttcagcTTTTCAAACTACCTGCACGTGTAACAGTGG
The Parasteatoda tepidariorum isolate YZ-2023 chromosome 9, CAS_Ptep_4.0, whole genome shotgun sequence genome window above contains:
- the LOC107452528 gene encoding mortality factor 4-like protein 1; protein product: MAPKFKFADGEKVLCFHGPLLYEAKCIKAQVKEKIVKYYIHYSGWNKNWDEWVPESRVLKFNDANMQKQKELAAAHGTGKKAKPAKANSKKDSSDRESSVLPPQDKTPKQKTKEAAPPLPTSVPETPTDPQRKKRRTVEQNVETEEEYSQKMEIKIKIPDELKRWVVDDWDLVTRQSKLFKLPARVTVETILSEYMKHRFSVKGMTVNKKSAILETINGIREYFNVMLGKQLLFKCERAQYLEIMSQNPDLTPSHLYGGFHLLRLFSKIGGALAYTQLDEDSIQLLTTNLFEFLKYVSKCASRILSVSDFVAAQDLKKNS